Genomic segment of Scomber scombrus chromosome 18, fScoSco1.1, whole genome shotgun sequence:
GTCAATGTTTCCTTCTATACCGAGCATGCCCTTCATTTTCCCTCGTTTGTTGTGCTCCTCTCTTCCCCCGCTTCTGGCTTGTGAGCATTAAACTTTAACACTGAATGCTGCTTAAAGACAGAATCGACTAATGTTGGCATCAAATTGCtgattctgtctttttttgagctgtttttccattccattccatccAGCAAACCTTTTAATGCCAGTTAACAGTAGATAACACACTATGGGACTAATATATTCTTGCTTTTTGCACTTTATTTCCTTTACTTGCCTTGCCTAGTTAATTTACAGTTGAGTGCAGTTTTGCCCTGTAGTGACCATATGTTTTTGggttgtgcgtgtgtgcgtgcctcTGTGTGTTACTTCCAAAGGTATGGGACCAAGTGAAGGCGTCCAACCCGGACCTGAAGCTGTGGGAGATCGGAAAGATCATCGGAGGGATGTGGAGGGACCTGACCGACGAGGAGAAACAGGACTACCTGAACGAGTACGAAGCCGAGAAGGTGGGTTCAGAAGATTCTGGTCCGTACAGAACCAGCTTGGACTTAGTAGTCTAGATCTGTTTTGAAAAAGTGAGAATTGAGTCAGTGGTGAATAAagataacataacataacacatTCCTTCATTAGAGCCACAGTGGGgaattttacattattacagcagcaagtggacagtaaaaaaaaaagagcataaagagaaagaataaagaactataaataataagtacacaaacaacaatagtagtaaataatacagtaaaaataaagtaacattatgtacagtGTAAGTAATATTGGTGtcaaatgataatatacctgattgcacatattttaactgaaaatatacacacatacatatatacaaaccacactgcacagttgaactgaagtaCAGTAGTAAATCCAAAATACTTCTATTGCACCAAACGTCTGCAGATGCTCAAATACTGACCTAGTATAATCAGATTCAGtcaaaaataacacattctGAATGATgctcattaaatacattttcagttaatTACATCAATATGAAAGCAACTGactcatcataaaaacacataaaaaaacctgttattttctttccatccatGAATTAGAATTAGTTGTGAAGTGATCTGCCGGTCAGTGGTTCTTGAACTGAAGACTCCTGTGTCTTCTCTTCTAATGAGGAATGGTTAATTAACTGTTCAAATGTGGTTGAACTCATTCAGgctaaaatcatcatcattcaaTCCAATTTTATTGATCTCCTGACTGTCAGAGTTTTAATTGAGTTTGTGTTACAATGCTTCAAACTAATTTGTGTGGTGAATTGTATCGTATATATGCTGGTAGGTCCAGTTGTGACACTTACACCAACATAACTCCATATGTTGTCATCTTAAATCAGGATATCAACATCATTTATAAAATCTGTAATCATGTGTATCTGTCATGTATTCCAGATTGAGTATAACGACTCTCTGAAGGCGTACCACAACTCTCCGGCCTACCTGGCGTACGTCAACGCCAAGAACCGAGCCGAGGCCGCCATGGAGGAGGAGAGCCGGCAGAGGCAGACCCGTATGGACAAAGGAGAGCCGTACATGAGCATCCAGCCCGCCGAAGACCCCGATGGcaagtcatttaaaacattCTAACAATGGCTCGAAAagccaaatacacacatgaggaaaaaaagagcgtGTTTATAAGTCTCTCTTCCCTCTGCTCAGACTACGACGACGGCTTCTCTGTGAAACACACGGCAGCCGCTCGTTTCCAGAGGAACCACCGGCTCATCAGCGACATCCTCAGCGAGATCGTGGTGCCAGACGTGCGCTCGGTAGTCACAACGGCCCGCATGCAGGTCCTGAAGAGGCAGGTCCAGTCCCTCATGGTGCACCAGGTATGTTGGCAGACACACAGGAACCAGTGCTGACCTTTTAATAATGAGTCTATTTACAGTAATGACAGACTacttacaacaacaacattaccacattaaaacaaactctATTAATCTACTAATATTTGTAGTATTGTAGATCCACAGGAAGTTCTTATTGGCTGACTGATACAAGATATATGAGGCAGATACATTCAAGAATTTATCATCATCAGTcatcttttaatacattttttaatttccttccttttttttaagttattgtGACCCAGAATTGTACTTGGAAACTAGAGACTGGTGACACAGATTCAAAACATATCTATCAAACTATGACCCCAAATTTACAGAACATTATTAAACGCACCTTTACACTAAATGTAAGGCACAAGTGGGAACAAATATTAGtcaaaaatgttataattaactTACAAACCACTTACTAAGATGTGAAAGCTAATCACCTCCAGGTTGACTCTAACATGAGTTcattagctttattttttactttgaaggCTTGATAATGTTAGAGGATGTGAATGTTATGTTGAGCAGATTTCTGTTTTACACTTGTGTCGTCTGTTGCAGAGGAAGCTGGAGGCAGAACTTCTGCAGATCGAGGATCGCCACCAAGACAAGAAAAGACGCTTCCTGGAGACCACAGACTCATTCAACACTGAACTCAAGCGGGTACGACACTCCTCATTTTAGATAGAGACACCTCAGTGTGCAGAGAGATCAGTAAACATCTACTGAATGCTCATTTGCAGATGGTGAACAGTGTAGTTGAAGCAGCTTTCCTAACAGTGTTTCCTCTGTGCAGCTGTGCAGTCAGAAGGTGGAGGTTGACATGGAGAAGCTGGCAGCAGAGATGGCGGCCGCTGAAGAGGCGGCCAGGCGCCGGGCGGAGGAAAGAGAGCGCGAGGCAGCCGAGCAGGCGGAGAAAGCTGCTCAGCAGgctcaacaacaacagcagcaacaacaacaacaacaacagcaacagcagcagcaacaacagcagcagcagcagcagcaacaacaacaacagcaggagGCTGCTGGAAACAAAGCTGCAGAGCAGAACAGCACTAATGCTGGCAGCACTGCTAACCCCACCTCAGGGACCAAGGAGGAAGACAAGCCCACACCCATGGAGACAGGTACCTAAATATCTACACCTACACCTtttattgaatgtgtttttgttaataaaaacataagtTTGGAGATCACTAGTAATGAAAGAGcagcttttcaaatgagaggagagaggaaacattTGTTAGTAAGGAGAGGTCAGAAACCAGCAGAATGTTACAAGTGAAGTACTTGCATACatatatgcatttatttattttctcatctgGGCTCCATTGTTGCTTTTGTAACACATCAGTGATCCACACTGTTGCCCTGGGtgacatattccttcattactatcaacatacacacacattgtagtttattttgattcAGTCACACAAATCGTACTGCTGCCATAAATATAGATTAGAGtattgaatgtgttttaatccgccactgaaaatagtccccaacaaatgcactatttcctGTTGTTTGAGTAGCGTTggttaaaaactacaatgaccAGCTGTTGTAGGAGAATAATGAGCAGTTTCTTTAAAGGTACAACTATAGTACCAGTAAGAATTTGGACAAACCTTcatccaaacctttgactgctGCTGTATTTGTGAGCTGTTGAAGGTTGTCTCAGTGGGggctgagagccacagacaggAAGAGGAACTGTGAAAGTAACCGCAGAGATAACCGATCCTAAACTGAGAACAATTGTTTGTCATTCAACATTAATTTGATCTAAAGCGAATTTCTCTCCATCATTCTTTCTGCAGATGAAGCAACACCTGAAGAGCCCTCCTCAGACCCCCAGCCCGCTCCAGCACCTCCATCTGACCCCCCATCCTCCGCCTCCGATAAAGCCACCCCTCCCCCCGAGCCCCCAAGGGAGAGCAACACTCctaacagcaacagcaacagcagcagcatcagcagcagcggCGCCCCAAGCGACgacaacagcaacagcatgCCCCCTCCACCTTCAGACAGCAACACCggagcaccagcagcagcagcagcagcagccactaCAGCATCCACAACAGCAGCcgcccccccaccaccaccttcaGACCCCCCGGCCGCACAGGAAGCCAGCCCCAAGGCAAGCAACCCCAACACGGCCGCCACACCTCCGGCTCCACCCGCAACAGAAGAAgcaacccctcctcctcctcctcctcctccaccaccaccactactgcCCTCCAGCCAGAGCAGCCAACAGTACGATATGTAATAGTTACACACAGCGGTAGCCGTAGACCTTCCCGcgcccctccctctcctccggGGGGGAGCAGCAGCGACGTAGTTGAGCAGCAGGTTCGGACAACACGGACTCGTGCGGCGGCTCTATCAGAACAGAGGCTCCGGCTGTATGAGGGTCTGTTTATTAAGGTCAATAAGTAGTTAATATGCATTTCATACAAGAGTGATTGAGGATGTAGGGTGTCACCATCCTGCAGCTGGAACAAACACCTTGTAGGAGAAATTAGACAAGAaatctgtgtatgtttttagCGCACGTGCTCTGATGATGTGAATGAGTTCATTGAAACGTCACCAAAGAGTACAACGTTTTTGACCCATGTGAGTTTGTGCTCCAGGATATTCCTCCTCTCACTTgataccttttttttgtttagtatGAAATAAGGACAATACAGAGTGTCATGATACTAGAGAGGCAGTAAATGTCTAGCATGAAGCCCAGTGACCTGCTACACATAATAAATGACTATCCAACCCTACACGTAACAACCTCCGTATGACTGTCTGCTCCTGTGTGTTAACCACAGTCTATCCCATTAGTTTTGTTGTTAAATCCTCCCGTTTTTCAGTCAGCAGGGTCCATGTTCACACCTGCTTGAATAAATTCAAATTCcagttctttttcttctccacctTGCTAATGTGAGAAGAGTTCTCATTAGTttaaagtttattatctgtgataCAAACCAGGATAAAGTGATGAGGTTCTAAACGGGAGTCGCTTACCATAAGAAGTCCTGCTgatgcctgttttttttgttttttaaaatttcatatACATACATCTATTCTAACGTAGACCTCAGAACTCCACTGTGTAGACTTTATACTGTTGTACATGATGTGGATGAAATGTTTGAAACCTGTATATTCCTCACTCAGTCATGATgtataaacctttaaaaaaaaaatcagcctttttttatatttttctgcaaCCTCGACAGGTTTTTACGTCACGATTCACGTCAGGGCAGTCCGAATTCTCCGAAAGCGTAACTTATCATGCGGTGATAAAGAAAGTGCGACCTCCTCCTATTCCCCCACTCTTTAAAAGGCTCCGAATTTTGTAGTTTCATCATTTTGTGATTTGCgaactttgtgtttttagagaTCTAGTACGACCTTTTTAGACGAAATTCAGTCTTAGTCTTAAACCTGTATTCTTGAATCAGATGTCGTTTTCTAACATGTTTCAGTTGGGCTGGGTGATGATTTTCAGATCTAAATGTAAGACTGGAGAAAGccacatttaaataatttatgcacacacacacacatacgtataTTCTGCATGCTTTACTAACTACAAACCATAATCCTGCAAGTATTTGAACAGTTACTGAAGACTTGGAGTTAGTTGAGGGGTTtaatttttctgtgtttcattcAAACATCACACTGACAGTTTGTAATATCTCTAaggtgcttttttaaaatatacagatGATTAAAATCACCTGCTTTGTATTCATCACATTAGAATCTGTAAGAGCTTCCCTACAAGTtgaggcttctttttttttttggactgcaTATTCCTGTTGACATGGCAACCATTTAACTTTACCAGTTTAACCCTCATCCAAATGTAACCTCGGTCTTGTGCATTTAAAGGACTGTTTTCTTACTTGAATTGGACTGTTTTTAGTAATAtgcctgttcttttttttccatctttcttttgtACTGTCTGAACTTATTATccaataaaaatgatttctCAGTCTTTCAGCACTTATTTGAGTTTTTTCCTGcttaggcctgtcacgataattACTtctgttggacgatatattgtctcagaaataatcgtgataaacaatattattgttatttgaagatcattttatgatactgatataatgataatagtgaggcaatattgaggtaaaaaaatgatctaggtcatgtccatgtatcatatgataagtccatatatagatgTGATGATGgcgataattacgttattgtacaataactCAGTTTTTATTGTGAGAGGCCTATTGCTTCTTGTCTATtgctttttcttatttatttcacatttattttacatggtTGCTGTCTTTACTGCACATTTTCAAAGAAAAGAGCAGAACTACACATATAACAGGTGACTGTTTTTATAATAGAGAAGTAATAGAAACTCAAGAGTAGacatttttatgtatgaaaACTCAGTGCTCACATGAAATTtttcaatttaatatttaattttggtCTGCAATTAATCACAAATACACTAGacagactaattatgagtcagaatatgaacagtatatgagGGTTAAATAACAGTTGAACATGACCACACAGTATGACAGTCAAGATTTCTACAGGCTGAATCCACCTGTTATACAAATCATATTCAGCATCAACTGTGGCATTATGatcatatttttacatttgttcagtaagtgattttaaataaattatcctttgtcttttaaatattctgttcataTCAGCTCATTATCAggtaattatatattttataaccaGTTTAAAAATCTACCAGCACACAAAATACTAAATCTAATCATtcaattgaaataaaaatatgcatttgtAAACTTCAGCTGCCTTATTTATACATATGATTATTTCATGTCATTCTTAATAATGTGCACTAATGTCtatgtttaataaaaatgacagtggttactactgtatgtgtatgtcatAAAGAAATACCATACAGTATGTAGTAGAATAGactatatatcattttaaaaagattacAAATGTAATATGTGAATATGTATATGATGTATATACATGcataatatactgtagttaTAAATggtacaaatgtacaaaataggCTATGATAAATGTGAAATGGATGTAAAAAGTTGAAAGACAATAAAGATATTATATGTATACATTCATATAAATCcactaaaacaattatttcatttataataaaCACTTGACAGTTGACACCAATGATCAGAGCTGATCTGTGCTCAAGGCCCCGTGGCCACCAGGGGGCCCCTAAAGATGAAAAAAGCAggcacacacaccaccaccaccacacctcATTCTTAATGCCACTTTTATTTACACCAGTGACTGAAACCTCTGCTAACAGGGCCCATAACAAACCAATGACCAAAGAGATCAGCTTCACACACtttgcatcatttaaaaaaaaaaaaatctttattataCATTCATTTGCTTTAATTTCTCATTTGAAGTGATATCAGCTCAAATTTGGTCTATTTTTAAACAACCTCATTAACAAAACCGACTCACAATAATTTCACCATTCCAGATAAGGCAAGATTTAAGGGTTGGAGGTCCccgtttgatgttttttttaatgttgtctaATTATGTACCTATCAATTTGGCAAATAAATGAAGCGTGTAGTAGTATGAAGTggcatgaaatggaaatactcacCAAAATGTGTAGCTATAGTACTGAAGTTGAGTAGATGTACATTACTAATTCATTTCCATCAATGCTCAGAGGTCTGCTCTGAACTCAGTGTTAAAGTTCATATTTTGGACATACGTGCTTTTCATTGGACGGACTGAACACAGAGGCAGTGTGTGACACCTGTCTGAGGTCACGTGGAGATCAATCAGCTCGTGAGCTgcgttttcagacacattccggACTGACGCGCGCGCATCGGCGTCACCGTCCGACGGCGTGAGAAT
This window contains:
- the LOC133999784 gene encoding SWI/SNF-related matrix-associated actin-dependent regulator of chromatin subfamily E member 1-like, encoding MSKRPSYAPPPPPAPTTQLPSTPGFVGYNPYSHLAYNNLRLGGSSGGSSRNSTGITVPKPPKPPDKPLMPYMRYSRKVSRKVWDQVKASNPDLKLWEIGKIIGGMWRDLTDEEKQDYLNEYEAEKIEYNDSLKAYHNSPAYLAYVNAKNRAEAAMEEESRQRQTRMDKGEPYMSIQPAEDPDDYDDGFSVKHTAAARFQRNHRLISDILSEIVVPDVRSVVTTARMQVLKRQVQSLMVHQRKLEAELLQIEDRHQDKKRRFLETTDSFNTELKRLCSQKVEVDMEKLAAEMAAAEEAARRRAEEREREAAEQAEKAAQQAQQQQQQQQQQQQQQQQQQQQQQQQQQQQQQEAAGNKAAEQNSTNAGSTANPTSGTKEEDKPTPMETDEATPEEPSSDPQPAPAPPSDPPSSASDKATPPPEPPRESNTPNSNSNSSSISSSGAPSDDNSNSMPPPPSDSNTGAPAAAAAAATTASTTAAAPPPPPSDPPAAQEASPKASNPNTAATPPAPPATEEATPPPPPPPPPPPLLPSSQSSQQYDM